A region of the Myxococcus stipitatus DSM 14675 genome:
AAGGTCGCCTCCACTGAGTGATGCCACCAAGGAGCATTCCTCCCCCGCCCCCTCCGAACCAACTACACACGGTTCGGGACTTGACCATCCCCTCAGGCATCACCACCTGGCTCCATTCACTCCTTCCGAAATAGGCTCGCAACAACTTAGAGGCCGCCACCTCGGCCGAGTGCTTCGAGTACCCAACTCGCACGGCGGCCTGCGTTCCTTTGCTGTCGAGCAGGTACTCCCGGACGAAGGCCCGCAGCTTCGCCGTCAGGGCGTGCGCGGGTTCATCCGGGTCAGTCCGGGTGTCCTCGGTGTCGGGCTTCCTGGGGCGATCTCGTGCCACGGCGCCCAGCTTCGGGACTCACGAGGACGGCGTCCGGCGCACCAGTGGAGCCGAGCCAAGCGTTCCACTTGCCCACACTGGAAGCCCTCACACCAAAGCCCAACGAATACTTCGGGACGATGTAACCCAAAATCAGGCGACCCCGTACAGCGCTCAACTCAGGTGGCACCCCGCCCCTTACTACTCGATGCTCAGACGGGAGCATCCAGGAGGTGGGGCGCAGAGGAGGTCAGTCCAAATGGGAAACACAGTTGACACGAAGAAGACGGTCTACGTTCCGCCACCTGCGCCCAAGAAGACTCCAGACGCGACTGCCCCCAAGAAGGCGCTGGCAAAGCCGCCGGTGGACAGCTTCGAGACGGCGCCACCATCCAAGTCAACTCCCGAACAGGCCGCATGGAAGGCATACGACAAGCACATCAAGAATGGCCCTCCGAAGGCCTCGGACTACCGCAACGGGCCATTGTTCCAGGAGGCGCGGAAAGAGTACAACGACACCACGCAACGCCTCGGCGACGCCGCGAGCAAGGCATCCGTTGAGAGACTGCGGAAAGAGGTAGCCGCAACTCCGGGTAGAGGCAATACATTCCAACACCTGGACAACCGTGGCGTCCAAGTGAAGGTGCTCGACGACAAGTCCTACTCCGATCTTCCCAATGCCGCAAAGGAAGGGCATCTCACTCCTGGAGGCCCCATCTACATTCCGCGGTCTCAGGCAACGAAAGAGAACCTGCTCCGGTATGCGGATAGCTCTGCGAGCACCCAGCCACTCTCCTTGCCCCAGAACGCCAAGGACGGCCCGAAGATTGCCGCAGCGATTGCCCAGCGGCTCGACGCGAATCCTCGCCAGCCCGTGGAGTTCACGGACAGCAGTGGCATCAAGATCGTGGCACTGAAGAACCCCCAACCCTCCGTTGTCAGCGTCGCTGAGGACAAAGAGCTAACGAGCACGGCCCAAGACATCGGAAAGCAGCCTGGGCACGACACAATCATCAACACAAACTTCTACGAGGGCCACTACCTGGACCCCAGATATATTGGCAAAGTGAGACCAGTTAATGGACAAGTCGTGGAGGATGGAAAGGTGAAGGCAGGTAGTTCCCAACCAGAGAAGTTCTATGCTGCATGGACACCGAGAGGAATCGAGTTCGGCGAGGGAAACCCGCCTTCTGACTCAAAGGTGGGCTTCGGAGGGGCCGTTCCTCTCATCATCAACAAAGAACGCTATGATTCCGACAACAAGAACGGGCTCAAAGAAGACTTGGACTTCAAGTCGCAAGAAGAAAGAGAAGCGTCGACCGGCAAGACGATTGTTGCGCATGACCGAGACACAGGAGTAACCTACGTCGTGGTTCAGGAAGACGGGCAACCCGGAAAGAAGCTCTCAGCTGTTCGAGATGCCCTCGCGAAGCTCGGCATCGACGATGCGGTGGCCTTCGATGGCTCCAACTCGTCAACCCTCGTTCGTGACACCAAAGTTGAAGCCAAGCCCGATGACATCATCAAGGACGACCAGATCCCGTACGGACTGAATCTGCGTGTGTCCTGACCTGCTCGCGTGGGGGATCTCAGTGCCCCACCCGCAGGCGAGTTACCGCACCATCAACACGCCCCCGGGTCACTCGAGGCATCACTCCATCTGATTGACCAGATCTGCGAGTTCGGACTCCATGAACTCGGGAGTCGTGTTCGGCGAATCCATTGAGCGCAACCAAGCCTCCATGAGCATCGGCGAGGTGAGGCGGTAGATGGCCCGAACCTCCACGTCGGTCAGCGCGCGTCCGAGCTTCTTCGTCGCCGCGATGACGAGCTCCTGTCGGCTCACGCGGACGAGGTCGTCCCAGGTCCCGGTCACCGACGGCTCTCCTTCTGGCCCGTCAGCACGCGCACCCCGGACTCTGGTGGCACGAGGTATCCCGGGGGATGCACGCATCGCCGCACGGCTTGCTCCTGGGCCCACACTGCCTGCAGCAAGAACCGCCACCTCCACCGCCGGGCGTCGCCACACAGGAGATGGAGTCCGGGTCACAGGTGCTGCCCGTGGCACAGTCCTCGAGGAGCGCCCACGCCGGGCCCTCGGACGAGCCGGCGCACACGAGCACCTCCCCGATGCCACACGTCAGGGCTCCGACGCCGCGCTCCTCGCACGAGTCCCCGACCTCCGTCGCCGACTCGCACCCCTGAAGCGTCAGCGCGGTCAGCAGCACCACCAACCACCTGGTCATCGTTCCCCCTCGACGTGAATGAGCTGGGCCCATGGTTCCAGCGTCGAAAGGGACTCGCAAGCTCAGCAGCGGATTCTCAATCAGAGCCAGTCGCACAAGCAGCCCGGCGAGATGGATTGCCCTGTCACACAGCACGGACAGCCTGCTCAATGGCACACCCTCCTCACATCTCCTCTCCGCTGAGGCACCCAAGGACTGGTGATTCAATCGCGGGTCACTCGCGACAGACAACGCCCCCCTCCCCTACTCTCGAGGCGCAGCCGGAAGGTGACGCAGTATCCCCTCACGCAGCGCGCTCGCGCTGACGGCGGGCATCAGGTGGTCCACCGTCGTCATCCGGAGAACCCCCGCGTACTGCACGTCATGGACACGGGCCTTCGCGCGGTCCTCCTGACGGTAGAAGATCTGCATCAACATCTCATCGCCATCCACGAACCCCGCACCAGGGAAGAGCGGCTCAATCTCGGACAGGAGCCGCGCTGAGGAGTCCGGCGGCTCCGCCAGGCTCTCCACGACCGCAATCACCGCAAACAAATCGAACGCCCCCGTCTCGGGCACATGACTCGCCTCGAACGTGAACGCATCACCATAGTGACGCTTCGCACACTCGACGACGAACTGCTTCGCCCCTTCGATGGCCGCCCCCTCCTCGACGTTGTCCAGGAGCTGCAACCCGCGGCACACGCCCCCCACCGTCCAGTCAGGAATCAGCTCGTTGCGACGCCGCTTGCGCCACGGGAACGCCGGAATCTCGATGGGCGAATCCAGGTCGCCATCCCAACGCGTCTCGAGACCGTGACTCGCCAGCGTGTCGCGGACCTTCCCCGCGAGCGCCTTCTCCAGCTCCGGCTTCACCTTGCACTTGGGCACAAGCGCCGTGGACGTGAACGAGAGCCGCAACGCCTCCCCGTTCACCAACGTCCGCGTCAGCGCCTCGCGCGAATAGAAGACCGCGCCACGAACCACCTCCGGGTGACGCACCGCTCCCGCGGCAACCTCTCCCCAGCCATCCTCCACGTCCTGCAGGGCCACGATGCCCTCGCGCTGGAGCGCCCCGAACGCCAGGTCCAGCGCATCATTCCGCGTCGCCTCGCCACCCCACCCGTGCTCCCGAGCATCCTGCTCGTCCAGCCACCGCCGAGCCTGCTCCATCCACGACTCGAGCGCGTCCCCCACATCCGGATGCGCCGCGAACCGTGCACGCAATCGCCCAAGCACCTCCCCCTCGGAACGGCAGCCGCCCTGGACCTCGACCTCCACCCACTGTCGCAGCGACTCCGGCATCTCCTGATTCATGGCCCGTGACCATATCCAGGCCCCGCCGGACTTCACAACACAGTTACTACAACACTCGGAAACACAATGGACACGCCCCTCAGGGAACCCCCATCAAGCGCAGCCCCGCGGCCGTGGCGGCGGCCACCATGACCACCACGATGAACGGCGCCTGCCTCCAGGCGAGCACCGCCCCCACCAGCACCCCCACCGCCCGAGCCCCTCCCGCGAACGCCCCCTGCGCCACCAGCGTCGACGTGGCGACGAGCGCCGCCAACATCGCGATGGTCGCCAGCGACAGCAAGTCCTGCACCCTCGCGGAGAGCCGCAGCCGCTCGCTCAAGAGCGGCCCCGCCACCCGAAAGCCATACGTCCCCAGCGCCAGCACCAGAATCGGCAGCAGCGTCATCGCAGAGCCACTCCCACCGCGAGAATCGACAACAACACCGGCAGCCCCGCGGGCAACACCGGCGTCGCCACCAGCGCGATGACCGCCCCCACCATCGCCACCTTGCGCGCCTTCGTCGCCTTGGCGCCGACCTCGGCCGCCTCCTCCTTCTTCGGAGGCAGCAACGACGGCAACAGCAGCGCGAGCATGCACGCCGGAAACGCCGCATCCAGCCCCAGCGACTCCGGGTTCCCCACCGTCTTCCCAATCCACCCACCCGCCACCACGCCCACGTTCCACCCCACGAACAGCAGTCCGCCACACAGCCAATAGGCCGCGCGCCGACGCTCCGGGTCTCGCTGCGCCAGCGCGAACGCCACGGACTCATCCACCATCAGGTGCGCGCCCAACAGCTTCATGGGCCACTTGCGCCCCAACACATCCGCCACCACCAGTCCGAAGGGCAGATGCCGCGCGTTGAGCAACAACCCCGCCAGCACCGCCGCCACCGGACTGCCTCCCGCGGCCACCATCCCCACCGCCACGAACTGCGAACCTCCAGCGAACACCACCACCGACATGAGCCCGGCCATCCACACGGGCATGCCCGCCGCCACCGCGAGCGCGCCAAACGACACACCCACCACACCCGCGGCAAGCGCCACCGCCCCCACATCCCGGAGAAGGGCGCGATCCACTTTTCCCATACACACCAATCTGGACAGAAGCCGACCGTTCGTCAATAAGAACGACCATGCCGGTAAAACGAACGCCCAAACCGCTCCGCCCGTTGGACGCCATCGCCAGTGCACTGCGCCGGGAGCGGGAGCGCGCGGACGTCTCGCTGTCGGAGCTCGCCCGGCGCGCCAACGTCTCCAAGTCCACCCTCTCCCAACTGGAGTCCGGCACCGGAAATCCCAGCATCGAGACCCTGTGGGCCCTCGCCGTGGCCCTGGGCATTCCGTTCAGCCGGCTGGTGGACCCACCCATCCGACAGGTGAAGGTCATCCGCGCGGGTGAGGGCGCCGCCATCCGCTCCGAGCAGGCCCACTTCACGGGCATCATGTTGTCGGCCTGTCCTCCCGGTGCGCGCAGGGACCTCTATGTCATCAACCTGGAGCCCGGCTCCTCGCGCCAGGCCCAGGCCCACATCCCGGGCAGCGTCGAGCACCTCTACGTCAGCAAGGGGCGCCTGCGCACAGGCCCCACGGACACCACCGTGGAGCTCGGCCCCGGGGATTACGCGACCTTTCCCGGCGATGTTCCCCACTTCTACGAGGCGCTCGCCCCGCACACCGTCGCGGTCATGCTCATGGAGCACGTGTAGGAACCCACACACCGTCGAATCTCCGGGGCTGAACCGGCGCGCGGGACATGGGAGACTCCCAGGCGCATGAGTACGGCGCCCATCCTCGGAATCGACTTCGGGACCACCAACACGTCGGCGGCCTTCTTCGACAAGGCAGGCAAGCTGAGGGTGGTGCCCGTCACGGACAAGAGCTTCACGCTGCCCTCGGTGGTGTGGTTCCACGCGGCGGACAAGGCCATCGTCGGCCATGCGGCGCGTCGGCAGATCATCGACGACCCGCGCCATACCGTCTTCGGCGCCAAGCGCTTCCTCGGCCGCCGCTACCAGTCCGAGTACGTCACCCAGC
Encoded here:
- a CDS encoding ATP-binding protein; protein product: MARDRPRKPDTEDTRTDPDEPAHALTAKLRAFVREYLLDSKGTQAAVRVGYSKHSAEVAASKLLRAYFGRSEWSQVVMPEGMVKSRTVCSWFGGGGGGMLLGGITQWRRPSRSAGLRSTRARRRAGLEGRYRLSSTVVTSQLEPKDWHAVIGDATLADAILDCLVHNAHRIKLGGGSIRYAETNLTKGRKQAKG
- a CDS encoding phosphodiester glycosidase family protein; translation: MGNTVDTKKTVYVPPPAPKKTPDATAPKKALAKPPVDSFETAPPSKSTPEQAAWKAYDKHIKNGPPKASDYRNGPLFQEARKEYNDTTQRLGDAASKASVERLRKEVAATPGRGNTFQHLDNRGVQVKVLDDKSYSDLPNAAKEGHLTPGGPIYIPRSQATKENLLRYADSSASTQPLSLPQNAKDGPKIAAAIAQRLDANPRQPVEFTDSSGIKIVALKNPQPSVVSVAEDKELTSTAQDIGKQPGHDTIINTNFYEGHYLDPRYIGKVRPVNGQVVEDGKVKAGSSQPEKFYAAWTPRGIEFGEGNPPSDSKVGFGGAVPLIINKERYDSDNKNGLKEDLDFKSQEEREASTGKTIVAHDRDTGVTYVVVQEDGQPGKKLSAVRDALAKLGIDDAVAFDGSNSSTLVRDTKVEAKPDDIIKDDQIPYGLNLRVS
- a CDS encoding DUF6891 domain-containing protein gives rise to the protein MNQEMPESLRQWVEVEVQGGCRSEGEVLGRLRARFAAHPDVGDALESWMEQARRWLDEQDAREHGWGGEATRNDALDLAFGALQREGIVALQDVEDGWGEVAAGAVRHPEVVRGAVFYSREALTRTLVNGEALRLSFTSTALVPKCKVKPELEKALAGKVRDTLASHGLETRWDGDLDSPIEIPAFPWRKRRRNELIPDWTVGGVCRGLQLLDNVEEGAAIEGAKQFVVECAKRHYGDAFTFEASHVPETGAFDLFAVIAVVESLAEPPDSSARLLSEIEPLFPGAGFVDGDEMLMQIFYRQEDRAKARVHDVQYAGVLRMTTVDHLMPAVSASALREGILRHLPAAPRE
- a CDS encoding AzlD domain-containing protein → MTLLPILVLALGTYGFRVAGPLLSERLRLSARVQDLLSLATIAMLAALVATSTLVAQGAFAGGARAVGVLVGAVLAWRQAPFIVVVMVAAATAAGLRLMGVP
- a CDS encoding AzlC family ABC transporter permease — encoded protein: MGKVDRALLRDVGAVALAAGVVGVSFGALAVAAGMPVWMAGLMSVVVFAGGSQFVAVGMVAAGGSPVAAVLAGLLLNARHLPFGLVVADVLGRKWPMKLLGAHLMVDESVAFALAQRDPERRRAAYWLCGGLLFVGWNVGVVAGGWIGKTVGNPESLGLDAAFPACMLALLLPSLLPPKKEEAAEVGAKATKARKVAMVGAVIALVATPVLPAGLPVLLSILAVGVALR
- a CDS encoding helix-turn-helix domain-containing protein produces the protein MPVKRTPKPLRPLDAIASALRRERERADVSLSELARRANVSKSTLSQLESGTGNPSIETLWALAVALGIPFSRLVDPPIRQVKVIRAGEGAAIRSEQAHFTGIMLSACPPGARRDLYVINLEPGSSRQAQAHIPGSVEHLYVSKGRLRTGPTDTTVELGPGDYATFPGDVPHFYEALAPHTVAVMLMEHV